GTTTGAGTTGGATCAAATGCCTTTTCAGAAATCGGAAGGAGAAAATTGGATAGAATCATTATTAGGTAAATCAAACGGTACTTCGTTTTTTCTTGCATGAACTCCAACTCACTTGGGTTTTCAAGCCCTGAGGTATTTGTATGCTTTCCAATCAAAGCTCAACTTCTCTCAGTGAGAGTTGTTTTCTAAAAACGGGCTCGGGGATTCTATCATCTCACGATATGTCTTGAGCAACAAAATCGATTATCTCCTTTGCTAGTCGACGTTTGTCTTCAAGTGTCTTCATGAGTGTATTGGCAGTGAGCACATGTAACCCTCGTTCTCTCACATGCTCAGTCCATGATTCATCTACGACGTCAAGGATAAAATGACTGAGGATCCCATCATAGTAATCGAGTACTCCTTCAATTGTCGCATCGTATCCTACCGCTTTCATGAACTTACGAGTTGGACCTTTTACTGCCCTCCCGCCAATGAGTGGTGTTACACCAACTACTGGAGTGTCTGTTTTCCTTAGGGCATCTTTGATAGCTTTCACGGAGAGTATAGGCCCTATAGAGGCTATGGGATTGCTTGGACATATAACAATAGCATCGGCATCCTCGATTTCATCCAGTACGCCTTCCGCGGGTTTGGCTGTTTGAGAACCTACGTATTCAATTTCACGCACTTCATCCTTGAATCCCTGTCTAACGAAGTATTCCTCAAAGTGCATCCATGAACCGTCCTCTACACGGACATGCGTTTGAACGTCATCGTTTGTCATTGGCAGTAGACGTAAGTCTTTCAATCCAACCCGATTTGCCAACTCTTCAGTGATTTTACTTAGTGTTTGGCCTTCGTGAAGCATTCTGGTTCGCAGGACATGAGTTGCGAGATCTTTGTCTCCGAGATTGAACCAATCGGGGCCATTGTAGTATTCACTGATGGCTGTGAGGAAATT
Above is a genomic segment from Candidatus Lokiarchaeota archaeon containing:
- a CDS encoding 2-phospho-L-lactate transferase → METILKVVALSGGIGGAKLALGLYKVLEKNELTVIANTGDDIDILGLSVSPDLDILMYTLANMVDTEKGWGIQNDSFNFLTAISEYYNGPDWFNLGDKDLATHVLRTRMLHEGQTLSKITEELANRVGLKDLRLLPMTNDDVQTHVRVEDGSWMHFEEYFVRQGFKDEVREIEYVGSQTAKPAEGVLDEIEDADAIVICPSNPIASIGPILSVKAIKDALRKTDTPVVGVTPLIGGRAVKGPTRKFMKAVGYDATIEGVLDYYDGILSHFILDVVDESWTEHVRERGLHVLTANTLMKTLEDKRRLAKEIIDFVAQDIS